In Bacteroidota bacterium, a single window of DNA contains:
- a CDS encoding T9SS type A sorting domain-containing protein — MRTKIFLIALFYLITAIYCWNCLSAQSLSGGYYHSIAKCTNNSVMAWGSGGIFGGAPLGNNSNANQPSPVSVHGPLDAGFLSSMIAVGAGSYHSLAVKNDNTVWAWGFNSRGELGDNTQTDAMYPVQVVAGASGCGTYLCNITAVYGGDSHTIALKNDNTVWAWGDNGTAGKLGINNTTAGSMSKTPVQVLGPGGAGTLTNITAISAGGYHSIALKNDLTVWTWGNNSNGQLGDNSSTARPAPVQVVGAGGSGTLTNIIAVAGGYWHSLALMNDGTVWAWGANFFGELGNGTTGGTSIFPVQVSGLTNIIAIEAGEGFSLALKSDNTVWAWGDNSNGALGDNNSPTNSNVPVKVKDASGGPGFLTGIIALGAGGFHAMALKNDQTVWDWGYGGNGQLGNNNTASSPYPVQAGSGGGPTLCNVTLLPVELISFSGQTENNAVKLFWSTATEINNDYFAIEHSADGKIFSEIGKINGSGNSSTIRNYEFADESPALQNYYRLSQTDFNGQRQELGIISVKLSNAHNVLSLIVQSNPVSENNLSLNIFSPVAEEIVLSITDLEGRVIHAEKNFVKKKENVFITIDMSDVSKGVYFINATGKYASVNQKFILLNRE; from the coding sequence ATGAGAACAAAGATTTTTTTAATTGCTTTATTTTATTTGATCACAGCAATTTACTGCTGGAATTGCTTGTCAGCACAATCCCTGTCAGGCGGGTATTACCATTCCATAGCAAAATGCACCAATAATTCAGTGATGGCTTGGGGGAGTGGCGGCATTTTTGGAGGCGCTCCATTAGGAAATAACTCAAATGCAAACCAGCCGTCACCTGTTTCTGTGCACGGTCCTCTCGATGCAGGATTCCTCAGCAGCATGATAGCCGTTGGAGCCGGAAGTTATCATTCACTCGCTGTGAAGAATGATAACACTGTATGGGCTTGGGGGTTTAATTCAAGAGGCGAGTTAGGAGACAATACACAAACCGATGCTATGTATCCTGTACAAGTAGTAGCAGGTGCATCCGGCTGCGGTACTTATTTGTGCAACATCACGGCTGTTTACGGTGGAGATTCTCATACTATTGCTCTGAAGAATGATAACACCGTATGGGCATGGGGAGATAATGGAACTGCAGGCAAATTAGGAATTAATAATACAACTGCTGGCTCAATGAGTAAAACTCCTGTGCAGGTACTTGGTCCGGGTGGTGCTGGCACGCTCACCAACATAACCGCAATTTCCGCTGGAGGATACCACTCTATCGCACTTAAAAATGATTTAACGGTATGGACATGGGGGAATAATTCGAATGGGCAACTGGGAGATAACTCTTCCACCGCCAGACCCGCACCTGTTCAGGTAGTGGGCGCAGGCGGCTCAGGCACTCTTACAAACATTATTGCTGTTGCAGGAGGATACTGGCATTCTCTTGCATTAATGAATGACGGAACTGTTTGGGCATGGGGTGCAAATTTCTTTGGTGAATTAGGCAACGGCACCACAGGAGGTACAAGTATTTTTCCTGTTCAGGTCAGCGGATTAACAAACATTATTGCTATAGAAGCCGGAGAAGGATTCTCGCTTGCTTTGAAAAGCGATAATACCGTATGGGCATGGGGAGATAATTCCAATGGAGCATTAGGGGATAATAATTCACCCACTAATAGTAACGTTCCGGTAAAAGTGAAAGATGCAAGCGGTGGTCCTGGATTTCTCACAGGCATTATCGCGCTTGGTGCCGGAGGATTTCATGCCATGGCTTTAAAAAATGATCAAACAGTATGGGATTGGGGATATGGTGGCAATGGCCAATTAGGAAATAATAATACTGCATCAAGCCCTTATCCCGTTCAGGCGGGAAGCGGAGGAGGTCCTACATTATGCAATGTTACCCTTTTGCCGGTCGAACTGATTTCTTTCTCCGGGCAAACTGAAAACAATGCAGTAAAACTTTTCTGGTCAACCGCCACTGAAATCAACAACGATTACTTTGCTATTGAGCACAGTGCCGATGGAAAAATATTTTCTGAAATCGGAAAAATAAACGGATCGGGCAATTCAAGCACGATTCGTAATTATGAATTTGCTGATGAATCACCCGCGCTGCAGAATTATTACCGGTTGTCGCAAACTGATTTCAACGGGCAGCGTCAGGAACTTGGAATTATTTCGGTTAAACTTTCAAACGCACACAACGTGTTGTCGCTGATTGTTCAGTCAAACCCTGTTTCCGAAAATAATTTATCGCTCAATATTTTTTCTCCCGTGGCGGAAGAAATAGTTTTAAGCATTACGGATTTGGAAGGAAGAGTAATCCATGCAGAAAAAAACTTCGTGAAGAAAAAAGAAAATGTATTTATAACCATTGATATGAGCGATGTTTCAAAAGGCGTTTACTTCATCAATGCCACAGGCAAATACGCTTCTGTTAATCAGAAATTTATTCTTCTGAACAGGGAGTAA
- a CDS encoding DMT family transporter, producing MTQNTRSLLLLHLIVFLWGWTAVLGKIITLPTLQMIWIRVIIAFAGILGYAFYKKTSLLPSGKTILQLLAIGLLVGLHWICFYGAVKASNVSVTLACFSTGTLFTSLIEPLFYKRKILFYEILFGLIVIGVLLMIFNVETKYFWGIMLGIGAALTSSFMAVVNSIMSRRGLKAEMISVYEMIGCWACISVFLFAMEPQTATFFNISSTDWFYMIVFAVFCTTIPFIIGVAILKNISPYTMSLTLNLETIYGILFAFFIFSDTEHMSPTFYFGAAIILAVVCADAYIKRYIK from the coding sequence GTGACGCAAAACACCCGCAGTCTTCTTCTTCTTCACTTGATTGTTTTTTTATGGGGATGGACTGCAGTGCTTGGAAAAATCATCACGCTACCCACACTGCAGATGATCTGGATTCGTGTCATCATTGCGTTTGCCGGAATTCTTGGTTATGCTTTTTATAAAAAAACTTCGCTTCTTCCATCCGGAAAAACTATTTTACAATTACTGGCGATTGGGTTGTTGGTAGGATTGCACTGGATTTGCTTTTATGGAGCCGTGAAAGCAAGCAATGTTTCTGTAACGCTTGCCTGCTTTTCCACCGGAACTCTTTTCACTTCTCTGATTGAACCTCTGTTTTACAAACGAAAAATTTTGTTTTATGAAATTCTTTTCGGACTTATAGTGATTGGAGTGCTTCTGATGATTTTTAATGTGGAAACAAAATATTTCTGGGGAATTATGCTCGGTATTGGTGCAGCGCTTACATCCTCGTTCATGGCGGTTGTGAACAGCATCATGAGCCGCAGAGGGCTCAAAGCAGAAATGATTTCTGTTTACGAAATGATTGGATGCTGGGCTTGCATTTCTGTTTTTCTTTTCGCGATGGAACCGCAGACTGCAACTTTTTTCAATATCAGCTCAACGGATTGGTTCTATATGATTGTATTCGCGGTATTCTGCACCACCATTCCGTTCATCATTGGCGTGGCAATTCTGAAAAACATTAGTCCCTACACCATGTCGCTCACGCTGAATCTTGAAACTATTTACGGAATCCTTTTCGCGTTTTTCATTTTCAGCGACACCGAACATATGTCTCCCACATTTTACTTTGGCGCTGCAATCATTCTTGCAGTTGTGTGCGCGGATGCGTATATCAAACGGTATATAAAATGA
- the gcvP gene encoding aminomethyl-transferring glycine dehydrogenase: MSSSHAPSGFTSRHLGPRDKDVKTMLGKIRASSLDELISQTIPSSIRLKKPLNLPDGMSEFEYLKELKVTASRNKIFKSYIGQGYYNCIIPPVTQRNVLENPGWYTAYTPYQAEISQGRLEALLNFQTMVIDLTGLPIANASLLDEGTAAAEAMILFYNSRPKNSGAKTFFVSEKCFTQTIEVVKTRALPLGIEVKVGDHLSFSPSGAGAFGALIQYPDTNGNVNDYKDFVNKIHSANGFVAVATDLMALTLLIPPGEWGADVVLGNSQRFGVPMGYGGPHAAFFATKEDFKRSLPGRIIGVSVDSSGNPALRMALQTREQHIRREKATSNICTAQALLAIMSSMYGVYHGPAGVKSISEKIHHLACGISEQLEKLGLTLNNKIFFDTVAVAISDKILLQKIRTLAEARQMNFNYSPLGVGVSVDETTTGKDAKEIVEVFAEALGKNISVPSLNGETNKSIIKNSSFARQSSYMTHPVFNTYHSETEMMRYIKRLENKDLSLTHSMISLGSCTMKLNAAAELFPITWSEFANIHPFVPAEQAEGYKIVISELEKFLCEITGFSAVSFQPNSGASGEYAGLLVIQAYHQSKGAAHRKVVLIPSSAHGTNPASAAMAGMEIVIVKCDANGNVDVNDLKEKAEKHKANLSCLMVTYPSTHGVFEEAITEITKTIHDNGGQVYMDGANMNAQVGLTSPATIGADVCHLNLHKTFAIPHGGGGPGVGPIGVAAHLVPHLPTSSPLPTSPVRGGENSPSPMGRAGVGLVSSAPFGSALILLISYGYIKMLGKQGVTDATRYAILNANYMKDILKDHYPILYIGKNGRVAHEMILDCAAIKRASGIEVGDIAKRLMDYGFHAPTVAFPVHDTLMVEPAESESKEELDKFCDAMISIRKEIQEVAAAVGSGSQQQIADNVLKNAPHTAKVLIADDWKHSYPREKAAYPLKWVRENKFWPSVGRVDNAHGDRNLICACPPVESYAEADAKV, encoded by the coding sequence ATGTCTTCCTCACATGCCCCTTCGGGGTTCACATCGCGACATCTTGGTCCAAGGGATAAAGATGTAAAAACCATGCTCGGAAAAATCAGAGCAAGTTCTCTTGATGAATTAATCAGCCAGACAATCCCTTCCAGCATACGATTGAAAAAACCGCTGAACCTTCCCGATGGCATGAGCGAGTTTGAATATCTGAAAGAACTCAAAGTAACTGCTTCACGGAACAAAATTTTCAAATCATATATCGGACAGGGATATTACAACTGCATTATTCCTCCCGTAACGCAAAGAAATGTTTTGGAAAATCCGGGTTGGTACACCGCATACACTCCGTATCAGGCAGAAATTTCACAGGGAAGACTGGAAGCGCTTCTGAATTTTCAAACCATGGTAATTGACTTAACAGGATTGCCCATTGCAAATGCCTCTCTGTTAGATGAAGGAACCGCTGCAGCCGAAGCAATGATTCTTTTTTACAATTCTCGTCCGAAAAATTCAGGCGCAAAAACTTTTTTTGTTTCAGAAAAATGTTTTACTCAAACGATTGAAGTAGTGAAGACAAGGGCATTGCCTCTTGGAATAGAAGTGAAAGTAGGCGATCATTTGTCTTTCTCCCCTTCAGGGGCGGGGGCTTTCGGTGCTCTCATTCAATATCCTGATACCAACGGAAATGTAAATGACTATAAAGATTTCGTAAACAAGATTCATTCTGCAAATGGTTTTGTAGCCGTTGCAACTGATCTGATGGCGCTTACTTTGCTGATTCCTCCGGGAGAATGGGGAGCCGATGTGGTGCTCGGAAATTCTCAGCGATTCGGAGTGCCGATGGGATATGGCGGACCGCACGCAGCATTCTTCGCCACAAAAGAAGATTTTAAACGCTCTTTGCCGGGAAGAATTATTGGCGTATCAGTTGATTCATCCGGAAATCCTGCATTGAGAATGGCTTTGCAAACGCGTGAGCAGCACATCCGTAGAGAAAAAGCAACATCGAATATTTGTACAGCGCAAGCACTTCTTGCAATTATGTCAAGTATGTATGGCGTTTATCACGGACCGGCAGGAGTAAAATCTATTTCAGAAAAAATTCATCACCTCGCCTGCGGAATTTCCGAGCAATTGGAAAAATTGGGATTGACATTAAACAACAAAATCTTTTTCGATACTGTTGCTGTTGCCATTTCTGACAAAATCCTTCTGCAAAAAATTAGAACGCTGGCAGAAGCGCGTCAAATGAATTTTAATTATTCCCCTTTAGGGGTAGGGGTGTCTGTTGATGAAACCACTACAGGAAAAGACGCGAAAGAAATTGTAGAAGTTTTTGCTGAAGCGCTCGGGAAAAATATTTCTGTTCCATCGCTGAACGGAGAAACAAATAAAAGCATAATAAAGAATTCTTCTTTCGCTCGACAGTCATCGTATATGACTCATCCTGTTTTCAACACCTATCATTCGGAAACAGAAATGATGCGCTACATAAAAAGATTAGAGAATAAAGATCTGTCGCTTACGCATTCCATGATTTCTCTCGGCTCATGCACAATGAAATTAAATGCCGCTGCGGAATTATTTCCCATCACATGGTCCGAGTTTGCCAACATTCATCCGTTCGTGCCCGCAGAACAGGCAGAAGGATATAAAATTGTTATCAGCGAACTGGAGAAATTTCTCTGCGAGATAACCGGATTTTCAGCTGTATCATTTCAGCCGAACAGCGGTGCTTCGGGCGAATATGCCGGCTTGCTGGTGATTCAGGCATATCATCAAAGCAAAGGAGCTGCGCACAGAAAAGTTGTTTTGATTCCTTCCTCCGCTCACGGAACAAATCCTGCGAGTGCTGCCATGGCGGGAATGGAAATTGTGATTGTGAAATGCGATGCGAACGGAAATGTGGACGTAAATGATTTGAAGGAGAAAGCAGAAAAACACAAAGCAAATCTTTCCTGCCTCATGGTGACCTATCCCTCTACGCACGGAGTTTTTGAAGAAGCAATTACAGAAATTACAAAAACTATTCACGATAATGGCGGACAAGTATATATGGATGGCGCAAACATGAACGCGCAGGTAGGATTAACAAGTCCTGCAACAATAGGAGCGGACGTTTGTCATCTGAATCTTCATAAAACATTTGCAATTCCTCACGGAGGAGGCGGTCCGGGTGTTGGACCGATAGGGGTAGCGGCACATCTTGTTCCACACTTGCCAACCTCAAGCCCCCTCCCAACCTCCCCCGTTAGGGGAGGTGAAAATTCTCCCTCCCCAATGGGGAGGGCTGGGGTGGGGCTTGTTTCCTCCGCACCCTTCGGCAGCGCGCTCATTCTTCTGATTTCTTATGGATATATTAAGATGCTCGGCAAACAAGGAGTAACGGATGCAACGCGTTACGCAATCCTGAATGCCAACTACATGAAGGATATTCTGAAAGATCATTATCCCATCTTATATATAGGCAAGAACGGGAGGGTGGCGCACGAAATGATTTTAGATTGTGCAGCTATAAAACGCGCATCGGGAATTGAAGTGGGCGACATTGCCAAACGATTAATGGACTACGGTTTTCACGCGCCTACCGTTGCGTTTCCTGTGCACGATACTTTAATGGTGGAGCCCGCCGAAAGCGAATCAAAAGAAGAACTGGATAAATTCTGCGATGCGATGATTTCCATCAGGAAGGAAATACAAGAAGTGGCAGCGGCAGTTGGCAGCGGCAGTCAACAACAAATTGCAGATAATGTTCTGAAAAATGCCCCGCACACTGCAAAAGTTTTAATTGCGGATGATTGGAAACATTCCTATCCCCGCGAGAAAGCTGCGTATCCTCTTAAGTGGGTTCGGGAAAACAAATTCTGGCCATCGGTGGGAAGGGTGGATAACGCGCATGGAGACCGAAACCTCATTTGCGCCTGCCCTCCTGTGGAGAGCTATGCAGAAGCGGATGCGAAAGTTTAA
- a CDS encoding gliding motility-associated C-terminal domain-containing protein, whose amino-acid sequence MRLIITFTLAIFHLALIGQTWVQKASLPANGRLAAVAFPIGNKGYIGAGNTYSGYTDDFWEYDPATDSWTQKANFLGGPRNFALGFSIGVRGYFGCGTNGMFQNDFWEYDPVANTWTQKANMGGVIRATASGFSVGGYGYIGTGFDWNANCLADFWRYDPANNTWTQMGNFSGGKRIDVDRATFVIGNKAYWGTGWDQATGVKYNDWWEYNSTTDTWSQKANIPTLGRWGAIGFSICNKGFVGMGIYNGTSVPYTDFWQYDPTTNFWTFATSFPMPGRTDASVIVLNNKAYIGTGMDTSLTLVNGQWEWTLYNDWWEFSMGASVSVTAIPDTICLGSSTTIIATGGSSYSWNTGATTSSIVVSPTATTSYSAIDPTSSCASAGNITVVVLQSSAATISGSTSICSGQSATLTASGGGTYSWIPGGQTTSSVIVTPTVTTTYSAVVANSCGTTTVSATVTISSGVVAIVSGNTSLCSGQSATLNASGGNNYSWNTGATSSFIVVTPTASTSYSVSVSSGLCSDDTSILVTVSPMPVVSAGNASICIGDAATLIASGGGTYSWIPGGQTTSSIIVSPTSSTAYNVVVANGCGTTTVSATVSIVAAITASVSGSTLLCIGQTTTLTASGGNIFSWNTGMTTSSIVVTPSSNTSYSVSVSSGSCADDTSISVTVSPPPSASASSATICSGDVATLTASGGGNYLWSNGATTSSIAASVAGNYSVVVSIGNCSDTTSANLTVNPNPIVNAGSNATITQGASTTLSVTGGGAYNWNNGSTDAAITVSPNVTTMYCVTVTNANGCVDSACISVFVIIPIEPLDCSTSSTGELFLPNAFSPNGDGENDVIKIFYGNYTCIKTFRLLIYNRWGEKVFETFDPVSEWDGSYRGQTEGSFVFAYYMKATLTSGEEVIKKGNISLIK is encoded by the coding sequence ATGAGACTAATAATAACTTTCACGCTGGCGATATTTCACCTCGCTTTAATTGGGCAAACCTGGGTTCAGAAAGCTTCTTTGCCTGCCAATGGGCGATTAGCAGCAGTTGCATTTCCCATTGGTAATAAAGGATATATTGGTGCCGGAAATACTTATAGTGGCTATACAGATGACTTTTGGGAATATGATCCAGCCACAGACAGTTGGACTCAGAAAGCAAACTTTTTAGGAGGTCCCCGAAACTTCGCGCTTGGTTTTTCCATTGGCGTAAGGGGCTATTTTGGCTGCGGAACAAACGGAATGTTTCAAAACGATTTTTGGGAATATGATCCCGTTGCAAATACCTGGACACAAAAGGCAAACATGGGAGGCGTTATCCGGGCAACTGCTTCAGGTTTTTCAGTAGGAGGATATGGTTACATAGGTACAGGTTTTGACTGGAATGCAAACTGCCTTGCCGATTTTTGGCGATACGACCCTGCAAATAATACATGGACACAAATGGGAAATTTTTCAGGCGGAAAGCGTATTGATGTTGACCGCGCCACTTTTGTCATAGGAAATAAAGCGTATTGGGGAACAGGATGGGATCAAGCCACTGGCGTGAAATACAATGACTGGTGGGAATATAATTCTACAACAGATACGTGGTCGCAAAAGGCAAACATTCCCACACTTGGGCGTTGGGGCGCAATCGGTTTTTCAATTTGCAACAAAGGATTTGTTGGAATGGGAATCTACAATGGCACCAGTGTGCCATACACAGATTTCTGGCAGTATGATCCAACCACAAATTTCTGGACATTCGCCACATCTTTTCCCATGCCGGGCAGAACAGATGCTTCTGTTATTGTGCTGAACAATAAAGCATATATTGGAACTGGCATGGATACTTCTTTGACTTTAGTCAACGGGCAGTGGGAGTGGACGCTTTATAATGACTGGTGGGAATTCAGCATGGGCGCATCTGTTTCTGTAACTGCAATTCCTGATACAATTTGCCTCGGAAGCAGCACTACTATTATCGCAACAGGAGGAAGCAGTTACAGCTGGAATACTGGCGCAACTACTTCATCCATTGTTGTTTCGCCAACCGCTACGACATCTTATTCTGCAATTGATCCGACAAGTTCCTGCGCCTCTGCAGGAAATATTACGGTAGTTGTTCTGCAATCATCAGCGGCAACTATTTCAGGAAGCACAAGTATCTGTTCGGGGCAATCCGCTACGCTTACTGCATCAGGAGGAGGAACATATTCATGGATTCCGGGAGGACAAACCACTTCATCTGTTATCGTAACTCCAACTGTTACCACTACCTATTCTGCTGTCGTTGCAAATAGCTGTGGAACAACTACCGTTTCAGCTACTGTAACAATTTCATCAGGAGTTGTTGCCATTGTAAGCGGAAATACTTCATTGTGTTCCGGACAAAGCGCCACGCTCAACGCTTCGGGAGGAAATAACTACAGTTGGAATACTGGCGCAACTTCATCGTTCATTGTTGTTACTCCAACTGCCAGTACATCATATTCTGTTTCCGTGTCATCCGGTTTGTGTTCGGATGATACCAGTATATTGGTTACAGTTTCTCCTATGCCCGTGGTGTCGGCAGGCAATGCAAGCATCTGTATCGGTGATGCTGCTACGCTCATTGCTTCAGGTGGTGGAACCTATTCATGGATTCCCGGAGGGCAGACAACTTCATCTATTATTGTCTCTCCAACTTCAAGCACTGCTTATAATGTAGTGGTTGCAAACGGCTGCGGAACAACTACGGTTTCTGCAACGGTATCAATTGTTGCTGCTATTACGGCATCCGTGAGCGGGAGCACATTATTATGCATCGGACAAACTACCACGCTGACCGCATCGGGTGGAAATATTTTCAGTTGGAACACAGGGATGACAACATCTTCCATTGTTGTTACTCCATCTTCCAATACTTCTTATTCTGTTTCTGTCTCGTCAGGTTCTTGCGCGGATGATACGAGTATATCAGTTACAGTTTCTCCTCCTCCTTCTGCATCGGCAAGCAGCGCAACAATCTGCAGCGGAGATGTTGCAACACTCACTGCATCTGGCGGAGGAAATTATTTGTGGAGCAATGGCGCAACCACTTCTTCCATTGCCGCTTCTGTAGCTGGAAATTATTCTGTGGTTGTTTCGATAGGGAATTGTTCCGATACTACTTCAGCGAACTTAACAGTAAATCCAAATCCAATTGTTAATGCAGGAAGCAATGCAACCATCACACAGGGCGCTTCAACTACGCTCAGCGTGACAGGTGGCGGAGCATATAATTGGAATAATGGAAGCACGGACGCAGCAATAACTGTTTCTCCAAATGTAACTACCATGTATTGCGTTACAGTCACCAATGCGAACGGATGCGTTGATTCTGCCTGTATTTCAGTTTTCGTAATTATTCCGATTGAGCCGCTTGATTGTTCCACTTCATCCACCGGGGAACTTTTTCTGCCGAATGCCTTTTCACCAAATGGAGATGGAGAGAATGATGTAATAAAAATCTTTTACGGAAATTATACTTGCATAAAAACATTCCGGCTTTTGATTTACAACCGCTGGGGAGAAAAAGTTTTTGAAACCTTCGACCCTGTTTCAGAATGGGATGGTTCTTATCGGGGACAAACAGAAGGAAGTTTTGTGTTTGCGTATTATATGAAAGCCACTTTGACAAGCGGAGAAGAAGTAATAAAAAAAGGGAATATCAGTTTAATAAAATAA
- a CDS encoding T9SS type A sorting domain-containing protein yields MKNILFTSAISFLLFFGKSDNSFSQTIAAGRGHTLALCSDNSVQAWGNSWFGQVGDDTIIDRWSPVDVMSPANYGITALAAGWSHSLALKNNGTLLTWGNNQYGQLGDNTITDRWTPVFVHGQNDIGLLSGIVAIAGGYGHSIALKNDGTVWTWGRNDYGQLGDNTLNSSYVPVQVHGPADVGFLSGIIAVTAGWYHCLALKNDGTVWSWGWNDNGQLGDSTKISKSVPVQIVGAGNMGFLSGIIGIAAGRVNSFALKNDGTVWSLGWNNYGQLGDNTLNEQWVPVQMHGAGNIGFLTGITKIASGRSHFLALKNDGTVWACGWNTYGQLGDNSMTDGITPVQVRGPGNAGFLTGITEIIGGGIHSFAVKNDGTRWIWGDNTYGQIGDNSTTKRLTPVQPAGLCSSSTTDVSQTQENNWELFFNNLVTGEELQGTLFLSEDTKLRIEILDLNGRRIKEESIQGIRGINKLNIDLAHAASGIYLLRISGAEKQVIVKFVKASAK; encoded by the coding sequence ATGAAAAACATTCTCTTCACATCAGCAATTTCTTTTCTGCTCTTCTTCGGAAAATCTGACAATAGTTTTTCCCAAACAATCGCAGCAGGCAGAGGGCACACGCTCGCACTCTGTTCAGATAATTCCGTACAGGCATGGGGAAACAGCTGGTTCGGTCAGGTAGGGGATGACACTATCATAGACAGATGGTCTCCGGTAGATGTAATGAGCCCCGCCAATTATGGAATTACAGCACTTGCGGCAGGATGGTCTCATTCGCTTGCTCTGAAAAATAACGGCACGCTTCTCACATGGGGAAATAATCAATACGGTCAGTTGGGCGATAATACAATCACAGACCGATGGACTCCGGTATTTGTTCACGGACAAAATGATATAGGATTGTTAAGCGGAATTGTCGCAATTGCAGGAGGATACGGACATTCCATCGCACTTAAAAATGACGGTACCGTGTGGACATGGGGAAGAAATGATTACGGGCAGTTAGGCGATAACACACTTAACTCAAGTTATGTTCCGGTTCAGGTACATGGTCCTGCTGATGTGGGATTTTTATCCGGCATCATTGCAGTTACTGCCGGCTGGTATCATTGCCTTGCTTTGAAAAATGACGGCACCGTTTGGTCATGGGGATGGAATGATAACGGACAGTTAGGCGACAGTACAAAAATCAGCAAATCAGTTCCTGTTCAAATTGTAGGCGCTGGCAACATGGGATTTTTATCCGGCATTATCGGCATTGCAGCAGGAAGAGTAAATTCTTTTGCTTTGAAAAATGACGGCACGGTGTGGTCTCTCGGATGGAATAATTACGGGCAGTTAGGAGATAATACGCTGAATGAACAATGGGTTCCTGTGCAAATGCATGGTGCAGGAAATATCGGTTTCTTAACAGGCATTACAAAAATTGCTTCAGGCAGATCTCACTTTCTCGCTCTGAAAAATGACGGCACCGTGTGGGCTTGCGGATGGAATACATACGGGCAATTAGGCGATAACTCCATGACAGACGGAATCACACCGGTTCAGGTGCGCGGACCTGGCAATGCAGGGTTTCTCACAGGCATTACAGAAATTATTGGCGGAGGAATCCATTCCTTTGCTGTGAAGAATGACGGAACACGCTGGATATGGGGAGATAATACCTATGGTCAAATAGGAGATAATTCCACTACAAAAAGATTAACCCCTGTTCAGCCGGCAGGACTTTGTTCATCTTCAACAACAGATGTTTCACAAACACAGGAAAATAATTGGGAACTGTTTTTCAATAATCTTGTGACAGGCGAAGAATTGCAGGGAACATTATTTCTTTCTGAAGACACAAAACTACGCATCGAAATTCTTGATCTGAACGGAAGAAGAATAAAAGAAGAAAGCATTCAGGGAATACGCGGCATAAACAAGTTGAATATTGATTTGGCACATGCAGCATCAGGAATTTATTTATTAAGAATTTCGGGTGCGGAAAAACAAGTAATAGTTAAATTTGTAAAAGCATCAGCAAAATGA